A window of the Thalassoglobus sp. JC818 genome harbors these coding sequences:
- a CDS encoding glycosyltransferase family 4 protein: protein MHIAIVTAGGAGMFCGSCMHDNTWAHALIQQGHEVSLIPTYTPLRLDEDNESLGRVFFGGVNVYLNDKYSFWRRMPRFLTRWLDHPGLIKMATKWSVSNQASELGELTISMLRGEEGPHRAAIEELDSFICDQLKPDVVIFSNALLVGAVRVLKERFVGPIFCVLQGDDVFLDGLTDDYRQPVIDLISERAKDFTGFLVHSEFYRDYISKYLNLPSEKFSVLPLGINLTGHDGRPEQRNNPRYTVGYFARICREKGLHNAVSAFVELRKNVPDAELKVGGYLGPGERAYFSESMALANEHINGIQYIGSPQTAAEKIAFLKSVDVLSVPTDFLEPKGLYVLEALANGTPVVQPEHGSFPEIVKRTQGGILVAPRDPQALAAGLLQLADNDERLKHAEPGWENVRSYYSDAGMAEKTVEILSSHMIDTIDNIRPFE, encoded by the coding sequence ATGCATATCGCAATTGTGACAGCTGGTGGGGCGGGAATGTTTTGCGGATCATGCATGCATGACAACACTTGGGCGCATGCGCTGATCCAGCAGGGTCACGAGGTCTCACTGATCCCCACTTACACCCCGCTGCGCCTTGACGAAGATAACGAAAGTCTCGGTCGTGTCTTTTTTGGGGGTGTTAACGTCTACCTGAACGACAAATATTCGTTCTGGAGGAGGATGCCGCGATTCCTGACCCGGTGGCTCGATCATCCCGGCCTCATCAAAATGGCGACGAAATGGTCCGTCAGTAATCAAGCCAGCGAACTTGGTGAGCTGACGATATCCATGCTTCGCGGCGAGGAAGGTCCTCATCGGGCTGCGATCGAAGAGTTGGACAGTTTTATCTGCGACCAGCTCAAACCGGATGTCGTCATCTTCAGCAACGCACTTCTCGTGGGGGCAGTTCGTGTTCTGAAAGAGCGTTTCGTAGGCCCGATTTTTTGCGTTCTGCAAGGGGATGATGTTTTTCTGGATGGTCTCACAGATGACTATCGTCAACCAGTGATTGACCTCATCTCTGAACGAGCGAAAGACTTCACCGGATTTCTCGTTCACAGCGAATTCTACCGCGACTACATTTCGAAGTATCTCAATCTGCCATCCGAGAAGTTCAGCGTCTTGCCGTTGGGGATCAATCTGACCGGACACGATGGTCGACCGGAACAGCGGAACAATCCTCGTTATACCGTTGGCTACTTTGCGAGGATTTGTCGAGAGAAGGGGCTTCACAATGCTGTGAGCGCCTTCGTTGAGTTGCGAAAGAACGTTCCGGACGCAGAATTGAAAGTCGGAGGATATCTCGGCCCCGGCGAACGAGCCTATTTCTCCGAGTCGATGGCCCTCGCAAATGAGCATATCAATGGAATTCAATACATCGGAAGTCCTCAAACTGCGGCAGAGAAGATTGCGTTTCTGAAGTCGGTTGATGTGCTTTCTGTTCCGACGGACTTTCTGGAACCGAAAGGGCTGTACGTGTTGGAAGCACTCGCCAACGGCACACCTGTCGTTCAGCCGGAACACGGGTCGTTTCCTGAAATCGTAAAACGTACACAAGGGGGAATACTCGTCGCCCCGCGAGATCCGCAGGCGCTCGCAGCTGGGCTTCTTCAACTCGCTGACAACGACGAGCGACTCAAACACGCCGAACCCGGCTGGGAAAACGTACGAAGCTATTACAGCGACGCAGGAATGGCTGAGAAGACGGTTGAGATACTCAGTTCGCACATGATTGACACGATCGACAACATTCGTCCGTTCGAATGA
- the prfB gene encoding peptide chain release factor 2 (programmed frameshift), which translates to MDSELRDSATTLMERIVQLKDSLDYDQKVERVEEIDQLMAGPTFWDDQEKAQELIKELQRLNAVIKPMQKLVTGAGDIEVLMEFAEMEEGDSSLDELRQTVDKLSKDLESMELQASMKNPEDAGNAYMTIQAGEGGTDAADFCEMLMRMYLRWFEVNDYDVEIVDQSEGEEAGLRNVTMHVKGDYAFGYLKGETGNHRLVRISPFDSAGRRHTSFAAVDVIPDLGETEVIEVDWDKDVREDTYRSGGAGGQHVNKTDSAVRLTHLSTNVVVQCQSERSQHKNRAAARKMLQAKLFQIEQDKQSAATAARRGEKSKIGFGGQTIRHYVLQPQQFVKDDRMDLKLSNPFEILDGDLDELIEAYQRWSIAK; encoded by the exons ATGGACAGCGAACTTCGAGACTCCGCAACGACCCTGATGGAGCGCATCGTTCAACTTAAGGACTCTCTT GACTACGATCAGAAAGTCGAACGAGTCGAAGAAATCGACCAGCTTATGGCGGGGCCAACTTTCTGGGATGATCAGGAGAAAGCCCAGGAGTTGATCAAAGAACTCCAGCGCCTCAATGCTGTCATTAAGCCCATGCAGAAACTCGTCACCGGAGCTGGTGACATTGAGGTTCTCATGGAGTTTGCCGAGATGGAAGAGGGGGATAGCTCGCTCGACGAGTTACGGCAGACGGTCGACAAGCTCTCGAAAGATCTTGAGTCGATGGAGCTGCAGGCCAGTATGAAGAACCCGGAAGACGCCGGGAACGCATACATGACCATTCAGGCTGGCGAAGGGGGAACAGACGCAGCGGACTTCTGCGAGATGCTGATGCGCATGTATCTTCGCTGGTTTGAAGTCAACGACTACGACGTTGAAATCGTCGACCAGTCCGAGGGCGAAGAAGCTGGACTTCGAAATGTCACGATGCACGTCAAAGGGGATTATGCGTTCGGGTATCTCAAGGGAGAGACCGGAAACCATCGGTTGGTGCGGATCAGCCCGTTCGACTCAGCAGGTCGCCGGCATACTTCGTTCGCGGCTGTCGACGTGATCCCCGATCTCGGTGAGACCGAAGTGATTGAAGTCGACTGGGACAAAGATGTTCGCGAAGATACCTATCGTTCAGGCGGAGCGGGGGGACAGCACGTCAATAAGACCGATTCAGCGGTGCGATTGACTCACCTGTCCACGAACGTTGTCGTCCAGTGTCAAAGTGAACGGAGCCAACACAAAAACCGTGCTGCTGCTCGAAAAATGCTTCAGGCGAAGCTGTTCCAGATTGAACAGGACAAACAGAGCGCAGCGACAGCTGCGCGGCGTGGAGAGAAGTCGAAGATCGGCTTCGGTGGCCAGACGATCCGTCACTACGTGTTGCAGCCTCAGCAATTCGTGAAAGATGATCGAATGGATCTGAAGTTGAGCAATCCGTTCGAGATTCTCGATGGAGATCTGGATGAGTTGATCGAAGCATACCAGCGGTGGAGCATTGCAAAGTAG
- a CDS encoding DUF447 domain-containing protein, with amino-acid sequence MIIEGLCTTTNPDGSTNIAPMGPIVNDELTSFLFRPFQSSATFQNLQSTRCGVFHVTDDVGIIARAAIGTLSEMPHLIPAQSVDGQVVASACRWYEFEVVSIDDSQARSEIRTQLKHTGTLREFWGYNRARHAILEASILATRLQLLKAEEVRKQIERLQVIVDKTANDADKETFQLLVSFIDNH; translated from the coding sequence ATGATCATTGAAGGTCTGTGTACCACGACAAATCCAGACGGGAGTACGAACATCGCCCCGATGGGTCCCATCGTGAATGATGAGTTGACGTCTTTTCTGTTTCGCCCTTTTCAGTCTTCCGCGACATTCCAAAATCTGCAGTCCACTCGATGTGGCGTTTTTCATGTCACTGATGATGTTGGGATCATCGCCCGTGCTGCCATTGGAACGTTGTCCGAAATGCCCCATCTGATTCCAGCACAGTCCGTTGATGGGCAGGTTGTGGCTTCCGCCTGTCGCTGGTACGAGTTCGAAGTCGTCTCAATTGATGACTCTCAAGCACGCAGCGAAATTCGAACGCAGCTGAAACACACCGGAACTCTTCGAGAATTCTGGGGCTACAACCGGGCGCGTCATGCGATTCTCGAAGCCTCGATCCTGGCGACTCGCCTGCAACTGCTCAAAGCCGAAGAGGTTCGCAAGCAGATCGAACGACTTCAGGTAATCGTCGATAAAACTGCGAACGACGCCGACAAAGAGACGTTTCAGCTTCTTGTGAGTTTTATCGACAATCATTAG
- the gltX gene encoding glutamate--tRNA ligase codes for MSTVRTRFAPSPTGYMHIGGMRTALFNWLWARHTGGKFILRIDDTDQARNVDDALSPILEAFKWLGLDWDEGPEIGGEYGPYFQSERSEFYIAAVEKLLASGHAYHDFDPPELVQQDRETAEQEKRQFLNVRRSLELSDGEKQQYLEEGRPSVIRLLVDRSQKVSVDDHIRGHVEWDCGLIPDPVIMRGDQTPLYNFATVVDDAAMEITHVIRAEEHLTNTAVQVLIYQALGYDVPEFAHIPFVAAPGTKEKLSKRDKKLEKYKKNPQFKKLFDIADAVFPKLNLGSSVTLNPVMVAYYREAGFLPEAIINGLSRLGWSLDDKTENMSREFVIENFSLDRIVKASAGLDPDKLLSYQEYWMEQLSTDEKYDMCLPFLQRAGFVGEEISSEQRAQICRLIEASGDRLKLASDILAFDEFLVADEDLTYDEKAFAKRLVKPERAVEILRDYRSVLADSKDFTAVALESEFKSWMEANNLGFGDIIHSLRVATTGKASGLGMFEALELLGRESSLARIDRAIQKAESEKSE; via the coding sequence ATGTCGACAGTTCGAACTCGATTTGCTCCCTCGCCGACGGGGTATATGCACATTGGCGGAATGCGGACTGCACTCTTCAACTGGCTGTGGGCTCGGCACACCGGCGGCAAGTTCATCCTCCGAATTGACGATACCGATCAGGCTCGCAATGTCGACGATGCACTGAGCCCCATCCTCGAAGCATTCAAGTGGCTCGGTCTTGATTGGGATGAAGGTCCTGAAATCGGTGGAGAATATGGACCTTACTTTCAGTCTGAGAGATCCGAATTCTACATCGCAGCAGTTGAGAAACTCCTGGCATCCGGTCACGCGTATCATGACTTCGATCCGCCCGAACTCGTCCAGCAGGATCGTGAAACGGCCGAACAAGAAAAGCGTCAGTTCCTCAACGTTCGTCGGTCGTTGGAGTTGAGCGACGGTGAAAAGCAGCAGTACCTGGAAGAGGGACGACCATCGGTCATTCGCTTGCTTGTTGACCGAAGTCAAAAGGTCTCAGTCGATGATCACATTCGCGGACACGTCGAGTGGGACTGCGGACTGATTCCCGATCCGGTTATTATGAGAGGAGATCAAACTCCGCTCTATAACTTCGCAACAGTTGTCGACGATGCTGCGATGGAGATCACACATGTGATTCGAGCCGAAGAACACCTTACGAATACGGCCGTTCAAGTGCTCATCTATCAGGCTCTGGGCTACGACGTTCCGGAGTTCGCACACATTCCATTTGTGGCTGCGCCGGGAACAAAAGAGAAGCTTAGCAAGCGAGATAAGAAACTCGAAAAGTATAAAAAGAATCCTCAGTTTAAGAAGCTTTTCGATATCGCGGATGCCGTCTTTCCGAAGTTAAACCTGGGAAGCTCGGTGACACTCAATCCCGTCATGGTCGCTTACTATCGGGAAGCTGGTTTTCTCCCGGAAGCGATTATCAACGGGTTGTCACGACTCGGATGGTCACTCGATGACAAGACGGAGAATATGTCTCGCGAGTTTGTGATCGAAAACTTCTCGCTGGACAGAATTGTCAAAGCTTCGGCCGGTCTCGATCCAGATAAGTTGTTGTCGTACCAGGAATACTGGATGGAGCAACTCTCGACAGACGAGAAGTACGACATGTGCCTTCCGTTCCTGCAGCGTGCAGGATTCGTTGGAGAAGAAATCTCCTCAGAGCAGCGCGCCCAGATTTGCCGTTTGATTGAAGCTTCTGGGGACCGATTGAAACTTGCCAGCGACATTCTCGCCTTCGATGAATTCCTCGTTGCTGATGAAGATCTGACGTACGACGAAAAGGCATTCGCGAAGAGACTCGTCAAACCTGAGAGGGCCGTTGAGATTCTCCGTGACTATCGATCTGTTCTCGCGGACTCCAAAGACTTCACCGCAGTAGCGCTGGAGAGTGAATTCAAATCATGGATGGAAGCGAACAACCTCGGGTTTGGCGACATTATTCATTCCCTTCGCGTCGCGACTACCGGAAAGGCATCTGGCTTGGGAATGTTCGAAGCGTTGGAACTACTCGGTCGCGAATCTTCACTCGCCCGAATTGATCGAGCTATCCAAAAGGCTGAGAGCGAAAAGTCTGAGTGA
- a CDS encoding HTTM domain-containing protein — translation MTEAFHNPPNLPSEEKQTSKIPFSEYLFEGVSIDWLIVYRISFGLVMAWFSSKSIEEINYYYVDPLFHFTYDGFEWIAPWDFQTTIGETTVHGMHLVFAAMVVCGVLIAIGFWYRIAATAFAVLFTYIFLCDKCYYQNHYYLVTILSWMMPFLPANRAFSIDALLHPEIRSFAVPRWTLWMLRFEIGVPYFFGGIAKINADWLRGQPMRLNFDSALETGMLSQFLDSETVVQMFVWGGLLFDLLIVPALLWKPTRLLAFLLCLGFHLTNAFTWTIGIFPWLMILATTVYFEPDWPTRVVSRLTGIRHRPSTDLVTFSMSRFSKQLTTACLIAFVAFQSLMPFRHFLFQRDPNWDEYGHHFSWHMLLRAKQQALAVYATDPATGRTGMIDLKDFVTIRQLAVVSRDPRLIHQLCHHIQDELAAIGYRDLEIRTIALVSLNGRKPQLMIDPNVDLAAVPLSWKYPSWVVPLKEPFRHDAWEVPVNRWLNVVEFSPPLPDAVAEVALKQNSPPKNPVDGQPQASDDT, via the coding sequence ATGACCGAGGCATTTCACAACCCGCCAAATCTGCCGTCTGAGGAAAAACAGACGAGTAAGATCCCCTTCAGCGAATATTTGTTTGAAGGCGTTTCCATCGACTGGCTGATCGTCTACCGCATCAGTTTCGGGCTTGTGATGGCCTGGTTCTCCTCAAAAAGCATTGAGGAGATCAACTACTACTACGTCGACCCATTGTTTCACTTCACATATGACGGGTTCGAATGGATTGCTCCGTGGGATTTCCAGACAACCATCGGAGAAACAACCGTCCACGGGATGCATTTAGTCTTCGCAGCCATGGTCGTCTGCGGAGTTCTGATCGCGATCGGATTCTGGTATCGCATCGCTGCAACAGCTTTTGCGGTCCTGTTCACGTACATCTTCCTGTGCGACAAGTGTTACTACCAGAATCACTATTACCTGGTCACCATTCTGAGCTGGATGATGCCGTTTCTGCCGGCCAATCGTGCGTTCTCAATCGACGCTTTGCTTCATCCAGAGATTCGCTCGTTCGCTGTGCCCCGCTGGACTCTGTGGATGTTGCGTTTTGAGATTGGTGTCCCCTATTTCTTCGGAGGGATCGCGAAAATCAACGCGGATTGGTTGCGTGGTCAGCCGATGCGATTGAATTTCGACTCCGCTCTGGAAACCGGTATGCTCAGTCAGTTCCTCGACAGCGAAACCGTCGTGCAAATGTTCGTCTGGGGTGGACTGCTGTTCGATCTGTTGATTGTCCCAGCCTTGCTCTGGAAACCGACTCGCCTTCTGGCGTTTCTCCTGTGCCTGGGTTTTCACCTGACTAATGCATTCACGTGGACTATTGGAATCTTCCCTTGGCTGATGATCCTCGCAACGACAGTCTACTTTGAACCCGACTGGCCAACGCGCGTGGTCTCCCGTCTGACGGGGATTCGACATCGCCCCTCGACCGATCTGGTGACTTTTTCGATGTCTAGGTTTTCAAAGCAGTTGACGACAGCTTGTCTCATCGCCTTCGTCGCATTTCAGTCGCTGATGCCGTTTCGACACTTTCTCTTTCAGCGAGATCCGAACTGGGATGAATACGGTCATCACTTCTCGTGGCATATGTTGCTGCGTGCCAAACAGCAGGCGCTCGCAGTCTACGCCACCGATCCAGCGACCGGCCGAACCGGGATGATTGACTTGAAGGACTTCGTCACCATTCGCCAGCTGGCTGTCGTTTCACGTGACCCGCGCTTGATCCACCAATTGTGTCATCACATTCAGGACGAACTCGCAGCCATCGGTTACCGCGATCTGGAAATTCGAACGATCGCACTCGTCTCGCTCAACGGTCGAAAACCACAGCTGATGATTGATCCCAACGTCGATCTGGCCGCTGTTCCGTTGAGTTGGAAGTATCCCAGCTGGGTCGTCCCGCTCAAAGAGCCCTTTCGACATGATGCCTGGGAAGTCCCGGTCAATCGCTGGCTGAATGTCGTGGAGTTTTCTCCCCCACTTCCGGACGCAGTCGCTGAAGTCGCGCTGAAACAAAATTCACCGCCGAAGAATCCGGTCGACGGTCAACCTCAAGCTTCGGACGATACTTAG
- a CDS encoding DUF1559 domain-containing protein, which yields MNRFVKRAGFTLIELLVVIAIIAILIALLLPAVQQAREAARRTQCRNNLKQIGLALHNYYDVAGVLPAALYGDVDDDAGLDDDGFAWSVYILPYIDQGPLYQLVNPQGQPGIIRKDHPNRIEQMYPTQVGLGDDARVPGGETVIPGYLCPSSAMPTQYPDSWAIPGATVAALPNNKLIGYGTISYKACGGSYRGDFGMLHKMAEGGGRRFRDCTDGLSNTVMIGESAYTRDGDRVNTGTADHLQDWPIWIGTSASDESARINGRTNSPINCRVNINRMFYAINDDCAFSWHVGGAMFTFGDGSVHFLSENIDQETYGNLHDRSDGQPIGEF from the coding sequence ATGAATAGGTTTGTAAAACGTGCAGGGTTTACCCTCATCGAGCTGTTGGTCGTGATCGCTATCATTGCGATCCTCATCGCACTGCTGCTTCCAGCCGTTCAGCAGGCCAGAGAGGCTGCACGTCGAACACAATGTCGAAACAACCTGAAGCAAATCGGACTGGCGCTGCACAACTACTACGATGTGGCTGGCGTTCTTCCAGCTGCTCTCTATGGCGATGTTGATGATGATGCTGGCCTGGACGACGACGGATTCGCATGGTCCGTTTACATTCTCCCGTACATCGATCAGGGGCCTCTTTACCAACTGGTCAATCCACAAGGACAGCCGGGAATCATCCGAAAAGATCATCCAAACCGAATCGAGCAAATGTATCCAACACAAGTTGGACTGGGTGACGATGCTCGCGTTCCAGGCGGCGAAACAGTGATTCCAGGTTACCTCTGCCCAAGTTCTGCGATGCCAACTCAATACCCAGATTCATGGGCGATTCCAGGAGCCACTGTTGCGGCATTGCCAAACAATAAACTTATTGGCTACGGAACAATTTCCTACAAAGCCTGCGGTGGATCTTACCGCGGTGATTTCGGCATGCTTCACAAGATGGCAGAGGGTGGGGGACGTCGATTCCGCGACTGTACTGACGGCCTCAGCAACACCGTGATGATTGGTGAATCGGCTTACACTCGCGATGGAGACCGAGTCAACACAGGGACCGCAGACCATCTCCAAGACTGGCCAATCTGGATCGGAACTTCCGCATCGGACGAAAGTGCTCGAATCAACGGACGAACCAACTCACCAATTAACTGCCGCGTCAACATCAACCGTATGTTCTATGCGATCAACGACGACTGTGCCTTCAGCTGGCACGTTGGCGGAGCAATGTTTACATTCGGAGACGGATCGGTTCACTTCCTGAGTGAGAACATCGATCAAGAAACTTACGGAAACTTGCATGACCGAAGCGATGGACAGCCAATCGGCGAATTCTAA
- a CDS encoding metallophosphoesterase family protein: MLKFQAFFQSSLAVAVCLAPMSAWGHGPEDGHVHGPPVARPERVYEPTVVPDRIVLTWTGDPATTQAVTWRTSTEVRQGLAEIAVADSGPGFPEKAVQVEATAQALLTDLSTAHYHTVEFADLESSTKYAYRVGDGGNWSEWFHFTTASDAAEPFSFIYFGDAQNNVRSMWSRVIREAYGDAPDAAFFLHAGDLINSAESDGEWGEWFGAGAFLNAMVPSVAVPGNHEQVKQADGTRRLSHHWRPTFAFPTNGPVGLEESCYTLVYQGVRIIGMNSNLQQEDQAVWLRKVLEQNECPWVVCTFHHPMYSTGKGRDNTELRNIWKPIFDEFKVDLVLQGHDHTYGRTGLHTPLAGAEAEPEPENEEVPTVGTVNVPTGVNNVDPTTGTVYVVSVSGPKMYNIQPHPFMERVAEDTQLYQIIHIDGDKLRFEARTAIGDLYDAFTLVKREGMINEMIEEVPNTPERRRAP, from the coding sequence ATGTTGAAGTTTCAAGCGTTCTTTCAAAGTTCTCTGGCCGTGGCTGTTTGTCTGGCGCCGATGAGTGCCTGGGGTCATGGTCCGGAAGATGGTCATGTGCATGGTCCACCCGTTGCGCGTCCTGAACGCGTTTACGAGCCGACCGTCGTGCCTGATCGAATTGTTCTGACCTGGACGGGTGATCCAGCGACGACACAAGCTGTGACATGGCGGACTTCGACTGAAGTTCGTCAAGGATTGGCGGAAATTGCGGTCGCTGACAGCGGCCCTGGATTTCCTGAGAAGGCCGTTCAGGTCGAGGCAACAGCTCAGGCGTTGCTGACCGATTTGAGCACTGCTCACTATCACACCGTTGAATTTGCAGATCTTGAATCCTCCACCAAGTACGCGTATCGCGTAGGCGATGGAGGAAACTGGAGTGAATGGTTTCACTTCACAACTGCCAGCGACGCAGCGGAACCGTTTTCGTTCATCTATTTCGGTGACGCACAGAATAACGTGCGATCGATGTGGTCACGTGTGATTCGGGAAGCATACGGCGATGCTCCGGATGCAGCCTTCTTCCTGCATGCTGGCGATCTCATTAACTCTGCCGAGTCGGATGGAGAATGGGGAGAGTGGTTCGGAGCTGGGGCATTTCTCAATGCAATGGTTCCCAGCGTGGCTGTCCCGGGGAATCATGAGCAGGTCAAACAGGCTGACGGAACTCGTCGATTGTCACACCATTGGCGACCGACCTTTGCATTCCCAACGAATGGTCCTGTCGGATTGGAAGAATCCTGTTACACGCTCGTGTACCAGGGAGTTCGAATTATCGGGATGAACAGCAATCTACAGCAGGAAGATCAGGCTGTCTGGTTGCGTAAAGTCCTCGAACAGAACGAGTGTCCATGGGTTGTGTGTACTTTTCACCATCCGATGTACTCGACCGGAAAAGGACGCGACAACACTGAGCTGCGAAACATCTGGAAACCGATCTTCGATGAATTCAAAGTTGATCTCGTCCTGCAGGGACACGATCACACTTACGGCCGAACAGGACTTCACACACCTCTCGCAGGTGCGGAAGCTGAGCCTGAGCCGGAGAACGAAGAAGTTCCGACGGTGGGAACTGTTAACGTGCCGACGGGAGTGAACAACGTCGATCCGACAACTGGAACCGTCTATGTTGTTTCAGTCAGTGGACCAAAGATGTACAACATTCAGCCGCACCCGTTCATGGAACGTGTTGCTGAAGATACACAGCTCTATCAGATCATCCATATTGATGGGGACAAGCTTCGCTTTGAAGCACGCACCGCGATTGGCGATTTGTACGATGCATTCACTCTCGTCAAGCGGGAGGGAATGATCAACGAAATGATTGAAGAAGTTCCGAACACTCCGGAACGACGACGAGCTCCATAA
- a CDS encoding TIM barrel protein — protein sequence MQTALYGAIGWKHPRGIFQVLDWARRFGWHAVDARGMTLGIPGDPIRNSAAFGYDMLGPCHVHQSARADIRSACEEFDIPILCLYVANPVNLRGELGDANRKTFRDYIQLASDLNISFVRAINNTRESYDGELFSEEEAFERTMTGLRDVGKLAGDLDVGILIENNENSTTSCSDELLEIQNGVRDVCRVGIAYDPVNAYFQGLNELDELAELSGSVDFLHLKNVKRHHDPQFAYMPRGDFSYEWTALADGDVCWESVLRSAIEGGFDGTLTFEYVNPFKGMSADYWETIRDPEQAAQDERNYLNELIELVQESESEKNL from the coding sequence ATGCAGACAGCTCTGTACGGTGCGATTGGTTGGAAGCATCCTCGTGGGATTTTCCAGGTTCTGGATTGGGCTCGTCGATTTGGCTGGCACGCCGTCGATGCTCGGGGAATGACTCTCGGAATCCCCGGAGACCCGATTCGAAATTCCGCGGCCTTTGGGTACGACATGCTTGGCCCGTGTCACGTGCATCAATCTGCTCGGGCTGACATACGATCTGCGTGTGAAGAGTTCGACATTCCGATCCTTTGCTTGTATGTCGCCAATCCTGTGAATCTTCGCGGAGAGTTGGGCGATGCGAATCGGAAAACGTTTCGGGATTACATCCAACTCGCGTCCGATCTGAACATCTCGTTTGTACGGGCGATCAATAACACTCGCGAAAGCTACGACGGCGAACTGTTTTCTGAAGAAGAAGCGTTCGAGCGAACGATGACCGGGCTGCGCGATGTCGGGAAGCTGGCAGGCGACCTCGATGTCGGAATTCTCATCGAGAATAATGAAAACTCAACGACGTCTTGCTCTGACGAACTTCTCGAAATTCAAAACGGTGTCAGGGATGTCTGTCGAGTAGGAATTGCTTACGACCCGGTGAATGCTTACTTCCAGGGGCTGAACGAACTCGATGAATTGGCGGAGCTTTCCGGTTCGGTCGATTTTCTACATCTGAAGAACGTCAAGCGGCATCACGATCCGCAATTTGCCTATATGCCCCGGGGTGACTTCAGCTACGAGTGGACTGCTCTTGCGGATGGAGATGTCTGTTGGGAGAGCGTTCTTCGTTCGGCGATCGAAGGTGGCTTCGACGGGACATTGACGTTTGAGTACGTCAATCCATTCAAGGGAATGTCCGCAGACTACTGGGAAACGATCCGCGATCCGGAACAGGCAGCTCAGGATGAGCGGAATTACCTCAATGAGCTGATTGAACTCGTTCAAGAAAGCGAGTCGGAGAAGAATCTCTAA
- a CDS encoding branched-chain amino acid aminotransferase, whose amino-acid sequence MNTIFTALLNDEAGFIVSAELVLVATICVLGMIVGLNEVSLNINNELEDVGSAFGCIQQSYCTSGLRGHNAHVSPSSFIDRPDFCIGENDIK is encoded by the coding sequence ATGAACACAATTTTCACCGCACTCCTCAATGACGAAGCTGGTTTTATTGTCTCCGCTGAACTCGTCCTCGTAGCGACGATTTGCGTGCTGGGCATGATCGTTGGGCTCAACGAAGTCTCGCTCAACATCAACAATGAACTGGAAGATGTTGGCTCCGCATTCGGATGCATTCAGCAAAGCTACTGCACTTCAGGACTTCGCGGCCACAACGCACACGTCAGCCCCAGTTCTTTCATCGATCGACCAGACTTCTGCATCGGTGAAAACGACATCAAGTAA
- a CDS encoding homocysteine S-methyltransferase family protein — MQPFLERYKNGAPILLDGATGTELERRGFELVAPGWSAAAIRNAPDLLAEIHRDYVKAGAEILTANTFRTHSQNLEATPWNGMGRELTCEAVDLARGASQGRVYVAGSIAPLGDCYSPEETPVLDELDRHHAEMIEHLCEAGVDVLLVETQLTIREAEIIARRAEQSGCPFFVSFVCNGSGELLSGEPLSEALPRVLQWNPLGCLLNCVPVDEVGQIVASLPSDLQKGIVGAYANTGRMIGPGVWESTPGVDPAVYAGFVAEWRMYNFRLIGGCCGTTPQHISDMKSVV; from the coding sequence ATGCAGCCGTTCCTCGAACGATACAAGAATGGAGCACCAATTCTGCTCGATGGGGCCACGGGAACAGAGTTGGAACGGAGAGGGTTTGAGTTGGTCGCTCCTGGCTGGTCCGCAGCTGCGATTCGAAATGCTCCGGATTTACTCGCTGAGATTCATCGCGATTACGTTAAGGCTGGGGCAGAGATTCTGACTGCCAACACCTTCCGCACACATTCACAAAACCTGGAAGCGACTCCATGGAACGGAATGGGTCGAGAATTGACTTGTGAAGCTGTCGATCTCGCGCGAGGAGCAAGTCAGGGGCGGGTTTACGTGGCGGGTTCGATTGCTCCGCTGGGAGACTGCTATTCGCCGGAAGAGACTCCGGTGCTGGATGAACTCGATCGTCATCATGCTGAGATGATTGAACACCTCTGCGAAGCGGGCGTCGATGTGCTTCTAGTTGAAACTCAGCTGACGATTCGGGAAGCGGAGATCATTGCTCGCCGTGCAGAGCAATCGGGATGTCCGTTCTTCGTCAGTTTTGTCTGCAATGGTTCAGGAGAACTGCTTTCAGGAGAACCTCTCAGCGAAGCGTTGCCGCGAGTCCTTCAGTGGAATCCGCTTGGTTGCCTGCTGAATTGTGTTCCGGTTGATGAAGTGGGGCAGATTGTGGCGTCGCTTCCATCCGATCTGCAGAAGGGAATCGTCGGGGCTTACGCCAACACGGGACGAATGATCGGTCCAGGGGTTTGGGAATCGACTCCGGGAGTTGATCCGGCAGTTTACGCCGGGTTTGTTGCGGAATGGAGAATGTACAACTTTCGCTTGATTGGAGGTTGCTGCGGGACTACTCCGCAGCACATAAGTGACATGAAATCAGTGGTTTAG